A region from the Brassica napus cultivar Da-Ae chromosome C8, Da-Ae, whole genome shotgun sequence genome encodes:
- the LOC106413458 gene encoding alkane hydroxylase MAH1-like, protein MSYMDVDTTKYKLLNPGDDKFLRDMILSFMLAGRDTTGSALTWFFWLLSKNPEVTTKIRQEINTKLSPRTNNDSDHFSSFNPQDLNKLVYLHGALCEALRLYPPVPFQHKSPTKPDVLPSGHRVDASTKIVFCLYSLGRMKSLWGEDASEFKPERWISETGRLIHVPSFKFLSFNAGPRTCLGKEVAMTQMKTVAVKVIQNYEIEIVEGHKIEPVPSIILHMKQGLKVMVTKRCNLV, encoded by the coding sequence ATGTCTTACATGGATGTAGACACCACCAAGTACAAGTTGCTGAATCCGGGTGACGACAAGTTCCTCAGAGACATGATTTTAAGCTTCATGTTAGCGGGGAGAGACACCACAGGCTCCGCTCTCACTTGGTTCTTCTGGCTTCTCTCCAAGAATCCAGAAGTAACGACCAAGATCCGTCAAGAAATCAACACAAAACTATCTCCAAGAACCAATAATGATTCTGATCATTTCTCCTCGTTTAATCCCCAAGATTTAAACAAGTTGGTGTATCTGCATGGCGCCTTGTGTGAAGCCCTCAGGCTATACCCACCGGTTCCGTTTCAGCACAAGTCTCCTACAAAACCCGACGTTCTTCCGAGCGGACACAGAGTCGATGCAAGTACCAAGATTGTGTTTTGTCTGTACTCACTAGGGAGAATGAAATCGCTATGGGGAGAAGATGCATCAGAGTTTAAACCGGAGAGATGGATTTCGGAAACTGGAAGGCTGATACATGTGCCATCCTTTAAGTTCTTGTCGTTTAATGCAGGTCCAAGGACTTGTTTGGGGAAAGAAGTGGCTATGACGCAGATGAAGACAGTGGCTGTGAAAGTCATACAAAACTATGAGATAGAGATCGTTGAAGGACACAAGATTGAGCCAGTTCCTTCTATTATTCTTCACATGAAACAAGGCCTTAAAGTCATGGTCACTAAGAGATGTAATTTGGTCTGA